Proteins encoded in a region of the Zea mays cultivar B73 chromosome 2, Zm-B73-REFERENCE-NAM-5.0, whole genome shotgun sequence genome:
- the LOC103648431 gene encoding serine hydroxymethyltransferase 4-like, whose translation LKNLTICLTPFQEAANPFEYCDVVTTTTHKSLRGPRAGMIFYRKGPKPPKKGQPEGAVYDYEDNINFVVFPSLQGGPHNHQIAALVVALQQTMSPGFKAYAKQVKANAVAIGNYLMSKGYKMVTDGTENHLVLWDLRPLGLTGNKVEKLCDLCLITLNKNAVFSDSSALSPGGVRIG comes from the exons TTAAAAAATCTCACTATTTGCCTTACTCCATTTCAGGAAGCTGCAAATCCTTTTGAATATTGTGATGTGGTTACCACAACCACGCACAAGTCCCTCAGAGGGCCAAGGGCTGGCATGATCTTCTACAGGAAAGGCCCTAAGCCCCCCAAGAAGGGCCAGCCTGAGGGTGCTGTTTATGATTATGAAGACAATATCAACTTTGTAGTGTTCCCATCTCTTCAAGGTGGCCCTCACAACCACCAGATTGCTGCACTTGTTGTTGCTCTACAGCAAACTATGTCGCCTGGCttcaag gcCTATGCAAAGCAAGTGAAGGCCAATGCTGTTGCAATTGGAAACTATCTCATGAGCAAGGGCTACAAGATGGTGACTGATGGAACTGAGAACCACCTTGTTCTCTGGGATCTCCGCCCCCTTGGCTTGACTG GAAACAAGGTTGAAAAGCTATGTGATCTTTGCCTCATCACATTGAACAAGAATGCTGTCTTCAGTGACAGCAGTGCATTGTCTCCGGGTGGTGTCCGCATTGGTTAG
- the LOC103648430 gene encoding golgin candidate 2-like — protein sequence MIPEIVSKSVQDQAGGEPTVGVVAEVKPETDRGDREDDKSVVSESGSDEDSDGSGSEDSEDSEEERRREEERTRRRAEQLAAMAARAIAERKDAVARLEGEKAGLEKLPAEREKEQAQEASELQTSMIETLEAVEIEKQRHHNTRMEALARLARLEVTNGELAKSLAREQWNLEVQVDQVAQLREEVELKKLAQDKYRRKLTKIQKTSAPPVDEIESLRRFKLEEEIVDAEYTLTCDRIVKDKVGFPVYD from the exons ATGATTCCTGAAATCG TCAG TAAGAGTGTGCAGGATCAAGCCGGTGGTGAACCAACGGTGGGGGTGGTGGCCGAGGTGAAACCGGAAACGGATCGAGGGGATCGCGAGGACGACAAGAGTGTCGTGTCCGAGAGCGGGAGCGATGAGGACTCCGATGGGTCAGGGAGCGAAGATTCGGAGGATTCCGAGGAGGAGAGGCGGAGGGAGGAGGAGAGGACGCGGCGGCGAGCTGAGCAGCTTGCGGCCATGGCCGCACGCGCTATTGCTGAGCGCAAAGATGCTGTTGCGAGGCTCGAGGGGGAGAAGGCGGGGCTTGAGAAGCTGCCCGCCGAGCGTGAGAAGGAGCAGGCTCAGGAG GCTTCAGAGTTGCAGACTAGTATGATTGAAACATTGGAAGCAGTGGAGATAGAGAAACAGAGACATCACAACACTAGAATGGAAGCCCTTGCACGTTTGGCTAGACTTGAG GTTACAAACGGTGAGCTTGCAAAGTCACTTGCCAGGGAACAATGGAATCTGGAAGTTCAA GTAGATCAAGTGGCGCAGCTTCGAGAGGAAGTTGAATTGAAGAAACTTGCTCAAGATA AATACAGAAGAAAGCTAACAAAGATACAAAAGACAAGTGCCCCTCCGGTTGATGAA ATAGAATCTTTGAGAAGGTTCAAGTTGGAGGAAGAAATTGTTGATGCAGAATACACTCTGACATGTGACAGAATTGTGAAGGACAAGGTAGGTTTTCCCGTGTATGACTGA
- the LOC100285078 gene encoding uncharacterized protein LOC100285078, which yields MKVPLYSYGCEKKIKKALSHLKGIHSVQADYHEQKVTVWGICDRDDVLAAVRKKRRAARFWDDDGGELGPRERAPTPGREAPKQYLAAFAAYRWRKSWKKLFPLIRL from the exons atgaaggtgccgctcTACTCCTACGGCTgcgagaagaagatcaagaaggcaCTGTCACATCTCAAAG GTATACATTCGGTTCAGGCAGACTACCACGAGCAGAAGGTGACCGTGTGGGGGATCTGCGACCGCGACGACGTGCTCGCTGCCGTCCGGAAGAAGCGCCGAGCCGCGCGGttctgggatgatgatggcggcgAACTGGGTCCACGCGAGCGTGCGCCGACGCCCGGCCGAGAAGCTCCCAAGCAGTACCTGGCAGCCTTCGCCGCGTACAGGTGGAGGAAGTCGTGGAAGAAGCTTTTCCCGCTGATCCGCCTCTGA